AATCTTAATACTTGCTTGGCTTTATCCTCCACTAACCGATTACTTTTAACCATCACTCCAGTAAAAACCGACCGACGACTGGTAAAGTTATGCAAATCAATAACTAACTCTGCTGACTGACATTCTTTAGCTACCACATAAGCTATTTTGGTAGCACGATTATCTTGATTACCAGGGTACTGACGATTAATATCCAAACCAGTAAAAGGCTCCTGCCTTTGTTTTTTTAATAAGCCTAAAACATTTACTGCTGGTAAAATAACCAAAGAACCCTTTAATAAAGGAAACTGCCGAAAATAACAGAGCAATTTTTCTAACAGAAAAAAGGAAGAAACTTCGGCACCGTGCTGAAGCGCAATAATAACTATTTTAGGGCCTGGCTGTCCGGAAATAATCCGCCAACGCTGTAAATAAAACAAATTATCATTTGTTTTATTTACCTTAATATAATCTTTTAGAATTTTCATAAAATAAAAAATTAACTATCCAAGCGGGTATGTTTTACCCGCTTGGCCTATAAGTGTGGACCTTGACCACCTAGGGAAAACCCTTGGCGTCCTTTTGTTTTTGGCATTAGTTCCTCCGTTTATTTTTTCCCCGATTAGGCCGGGGTAGCCCTTTAAATTTTTAAAGAACAAAAAACCCTCTCAGCGAGAGGGGTAAAAAGATTAAAACAAAAACTACTTACCTCTCCCGACGAGACAAAATAGTGTGATGGTTAGCCTTTGTTAAACGATCCAAAACTAATTGATAACCGCCCATACCCCGACGAAGCCAAGTAGCCACCCGGCCTACCGTGGTAGTGCTCATACCTAATTTATCAGCCACCTGCCGATAATCTACGTCTTTAGCTAATAATTTAGCTGCCTGCCATCTATCAGTCATATCAATCAATTCTTCGGGCGTGCATAAATCCCTAAAAAAACGTTTAGCTTCCTCGGTTGTTTTAAGACTAGTAATAGCCTTAAAAAGATCCTGACTATTTAAATTGTTCCAAGTTTTATTCTTTTTCATATCTTTAAAAATTATTCTTAAAAATTCCACCTTATTTTTTGTACCAATGTATTAACACATTAACACATAAAAAATACTGGGTCAAATAGTAAAATTGTGGATAACTTTTCTACACTATCCCTTAAACAAAAAATAGACAAAAATACTAAGTAAAGCTAACATAAAGCCATGCTAGAATACCTCTCTTCTCAAGATAAACCCATGGCTGATTTAATAAAATCAGAACTTGCTAGACAGCAAGCTGATTTACAAATGATACCATCAGAAAACTTTACTTCACTAGCTGTTATGGAAGCTTTAGGCTCTGTTTTAACTAACAAATATTCCGAAGGCTATCCGGGAAAACGTTACTATGGCGGCAACCACTATATTGACCAAATAGAAAATTTAGCCAGACAAAGAGCTTGTCAATTATTTGGCGTACAACACGCCAATGTCCAAGCTTACTCTGGTTCACCAGCTAATCAAGCAGTTTATTTTGCCTTACTTAAACCGGGCGACAAAGTAATGGGTTTAGAGCTTAATCAGGGAGGACATTTAACCCATGGTTATAAACTAAATTTCTCGGGAAAATACTATAAACCTTTAGGCTACAACCTTAACCCACAAACTCACTTATTGGATTATGATTTAATTAGGCAAGCTGCCCTAACTTATAAACCTAAATTAATAGTCTGTGGGGCCACAGCTTATCCCAGACAAATAGACTTTGCCGCTTTTAGAAAAATTGCTGATGAAGTTAAAGCTTACTTACTGGCTGATGTTTCCCATATTAGCGGCCTTATTATTAGTGGTGATCACCCCTCACCCGTACCTTATGCCGATGTAGTAATGACTACTACCCACAAAACACTACGTGGGCCACGAGGTGCTTTAATATTAATACCTAACAAGCAAGATCGCTGGCACGACTTATATAGACCTAAAAGTAAAAAAAATTTAGCCGAACTGATAGATTCAGCTATTATCCCCGGCCTACAAGGTGGGCCTCATAATCAACAAACCGCTGCCATTGCTGTAGCCCTACAAGAAGCTTTATTGCCTGATTTCCAAAATTATGGTCACCAAATAGTTAAAAATGCCCAAGCGCTGGCTAATAGTTTAATTAAAAACGGTTTAGAGTTAATTACCGGCGGGACAGATAATCACCTAATCCTAATTAATCTTAATAACCAAGGTTTAACTGGTCAACAAGCCGAAACAGTGCTTGATTCAGTGGGTATTACTGTTAATAAAAACTTAATACCTTATGACTCTAGATCTCCTTTAGACCCTTCAGGCATACGTTTAGGCACACCCGCCCTAACTAGTCGTGGTTTTAAAGAGTTAGAAATGACCACTATTGGCTATTTAATAAGCCAAACTTTAAAAAGCTGGCAAAATGAATCTTCTCTTACAATTATTAAAAAACAAGTAAAAGAATTAAGTACTCAGTTCCCGCTCTACCCAGAGCTTAAATAAATATGACCTTCTGTCTGGATGGAAAAAAACTGGCTAATAATCTATTAAAAGAACTAAGCCAGCAGGTTAGTCAGCTACCCCGGCCACCACATTTGGCCGTTTTATTAATAGGCGACGACCCAGCTTCTCATCTTTATGTTAATTTAAAAGCTAAAGCCGCTACCAAAACTGGTCTTAGAGTAACCAAGGTTATGTTACCAACCAAAACAAACCAACCAACTTTACTTAAACTTATACAAGATTTTAATCAACAACCTGATATCGATGCCATCTTAGTTCAATTACCCCTACCTAAACATCTGGATGAATCAATCATCATCCAAACTATTAAGCCCTCTAAAGATGCTGATGGTTTTCAGCCAATAAATATTCAAAAATTTCTAAACGGTCAAAACCAATTTATACCGGGTTTGATAGAAGGTATAATTAAATTAATCAACCTAAGCAAAAAAAACTTAAACGGCGGGCAAGCCTGTTTATTAGTCAACAGTCCCCAATTCGGCCAACCCTTGGAAAAAGCCTTAATTAATATGGGTTTAAAAGTCAATCTACTAAAAAATAAAACTGATAATATTTTAGCCCAAGCTGATTTAGTAATTAGCGCCCTGGGCCAACCACATTACTTAACAATTAATGATTTTAAAGACGAAGCCATAATTATTGATGTCGGCACTACTAAAATAAATAGTCATCTTCTAGGTGATGTTGACCCCAACAACCCTTTAAACAAACCAATCTTTCTAACTCCCGTACCAGGTGGCGTTGGCCCAGTAACAGTAGCCATGCTTTTATGGAGTGTTTATCGACTGACTATAAAAAACCTTTCTTCAAACATTTAAACCTCTAACTACTTAGAAATAGAGGCTAGTGATTTAAAAAATAATTTAGCTGCTTTAATATCGGCTTGGATTATTTTTTTTAAATTAGCTTTATTTGTTATAACAACCAAATCTCGCATTTTATCAAATAATTCGATAGTCAATTTCTCACCATATAAATTACCTTGCCAATCCAACAAATAAACTTCCAAACGTGGCTGACCAGTTGCCTCTTTGTAAACACCACTAACTAAAATAGCCTCATATTTTAAACCAGTGGACCGTTTAACACGACAGGCGTAAATTCCCGGTTTTGGTCGAACCGTTTTAACAAATAATTTTAAATTAGCTGTAGGATAACCCAACTTTCTACCCTCTTTAAAACCCGGTACCACCAAACCCTTAATTAGCTTCATAATTCTTCTTAATAGCCAAATCGTAATTTATTTCTTCCAATCTGATTAAATGACGTTTAGCTTGATCAAATTTACTTCTTAAGGGTCCAGTTAAATTAAATTCCGCCAACCAGCCAGTTAAATTCGTGGCTAAAATTTGTAAAGATTTTACCTCGGCAACTTTTGATTGAGCGGCATACTTAACAGCTAAACGAACGGTTTCCCCAATTGCATCACTTACAGCACCTAAATAAATTTCCGGAGAAATATTAAACTGCGGCAAAGACGAAATAGGTTGGTGTTTAAGTATATCCAAAAATAATTTAGCCTCCACATATTCTTCCAAAGCCGCTCGATAAACTCCTAAATTTTCTAAATCTTGAAATTTTTTAAAGATTGGCTGAATTTTTTTTAAATAACCAGTCGCCTTAGTTAATAAACTAACAGACAAAGCCAAATCCCCGCGCTGAGCAACAAAAATAGACTGCTTGCTTAAATGCTGGGCTTCGCTAGCCAAACCGGTTAACCAACGCCTTTTAATTTGAGTTCTTTGATAATTCGTTTTTAATTTTTTAAAAAATCTTTTATCTATCATGATAATATTTGTTAATTATAAATTTACCCAATAATCTAGCAATTGCCAGCTACTTTATTTGCTGACATCTAAATGATATACTAATTATATGCCTATTAACCTTAATTTGGAACCCCAGACTAATCTGGGTACCGAACAAATCAGTTGGTCTTTTAAAGAATTTAACCCTATTATACGTAGCCGACGTTGGTGGTGGTTAGCCGGCGTTATCAGCCTGCTACTGCTCTTATACGCCGTTTTAACAGGTAATTTCTTATTTGCCTTAATACTCCTAATGGGCGCTATTTTATTCGTTAATGAAACCAAAAGGCAACCTCGCCATTTAAAATGCCAAATAACTAACAAGGGTTTAGCGGTTGGTAAAAAATTTTGGCGTTGGTCGGAACTAAATGAATTTTGGATAGCTTATCAACCACCAACTATAGACAACCTTTATGTCTTACCAAAAAATCTCTTTGATCCCAGATTGTCTATACCCTTAAACAAAACCAATCCTTTAAAAGTCCGAACTGAACTTAAAAAATTTTTAAACGAAGATTTATCTAAAGAAGACGAACCAACCTCTGAAGCCTTGGCCAAACTCCTTAAATTACAATAATCCTAAAACCTTGATTTTTCCCCAAGCTTCACCTATACTGGTGAAGCTTTTAGTTGTAAATAATAGATCTTTGATAGTATTATAGCGTCAATTTTGCCCTCGTAGTTTCCGCCCAAGGCGGATCAGCCTCTGGCTGACAAGGGTATAAATTATGTAATTAATCATCATTTATTCACCATGTTATTTATTTTGCCCTCGTAGTTCAATGGATAGAACGCGAGCTTGCGGAGCTTGTGATGTAGGTTCGATTCCTACCGAGGGCACCACGTAGGAAAAGTCAAAGAGTTTTGGTTCGCCTCGCTTCGCTCGGCGACTAATTTGTATTCAATTTTGGGGGAAGAAAAGTTTTTAATCATAAAGTCGAAAATTAATCAAGAATTTTAATATGAATACTCAAAAAGGATTTGCAAACATTGTTTTGATTGTAATTGTTGTTGGCATTGTCGCTGTTGGTGGATATTTTGTTTTTTCTAAAAAATCAGTAACGCCGACTCAAAACGTAACCGATCAGACCACATCTACGGACACTCCTATTAGTAAAAAATCGGTGATACAAGTTCCTTTCATTGATATGGGCGGCTCGGTTGGCTTTGGGGACAAAGTAGGTTATGACCAAAATGCCATGAAGAAGGCTTACGAAACAGGAGAACTGATTGGTTGTGGCGATAAAGTTGTTTACGTCAGTAAAGAAGTTACGGCAACAACTCAACCACTCGCCGCCGCTTACAAAGAACTTTTTGCCACTGGAGCCACTGTGCGCTTTGCAGGAAAGGAACTTGCCAATCCAATCGCAGACCAAGCGAAGGAACGAACTATCACTTATGAAAACAGGCCTGCCGATGTCTTCAAGCCACTGCGTTTCATCAAGGCAGAAATCCGTGGTAATGTAGCAATGGTTTATCTTGAAGGTGATCTTGTTTCTAATGAATGCAATGATCCGCGTGTTGAAGCACAAATTATTTTTACAGCAAAGCAGTTTACTAACATCAGCGAAGTCAAAACCTATTTGAACGGCAAAGAATTTAATTGGCGTGCATGGATGGATCAACGAGGATAACATTTGATCTATTTTCATTTTTTCAAAGAATTTGCCGCCAAGGAAAAACTTGAAATTGTCAGCGGTGTGGCTCCACCGCCTTTCCGAATTTTCGCGGAGGACTTCCTCGCCACCTGCGGCGGCGAAATGCGTTCGGACTAATTCAAGAATACTGCACCAGAAAACTATTTTAAAACCAGACAATGTATATTGTTTGTTTTTTATTTAATTGGCTTTTACAAAAATAACAGCCATAATGTATTTATGAATAATTTAGCCAAATCTTTAACTGATTTTAAGGGCGTAGGCCCGGTTCTACTAAAAAAATTAAACAAACTTGGGCTTAATACTGCTCAAGACTTATTATGGCACCTACCAACCAGATATGAAGATTTTTCCAATATTAAAAAAATTAAAGATTTAAAACCTAATGAAAAAATAACTATTAAAGGTAAAATTCAAACCATAAAAACCCAACGGCTCTGGCCACGACGATTAACTTTAACCCAAGCCTTATTAAATGACGGTAGCGGCACTATAAAAGCTATTTGGTTTAATCAACCTTATTTAGCTAAAAATTTAAAACCAGGTGAAGAAATTTGGTTATCTGGCCAATTAAAAGCCACCACTTATGGCCAGCAATTAGAACAACCTCATTATGAAAAATCATCCTCTCAAAAAACCACTACTGCAAACCATTTAATACCTTATTATCCTTTAAGCGATGGCCTAACCCACCATACTTTTAGGCAATTAATAAAACAAATCCTGCCTTATACGCCGAGTTTAACAGATTGGCTACCAACAGAAATAAAAAATAAATTTAAGCTGCTCCACCATTCTAAAATGCTTACAGAGCTCCATTTTCCATCTGACAAAATATCCTTAAGCCAAGCCAGGCGACGGCTAGTCTTTGATGAATTGTATTTAACCAGTTTACAAAATAATTTAGCCAAAATTAAAAGGGAGCAAAAAGAAGCGCCGCCTATGCCCTTTCAACCAGCCTTAAAAAATTTCGTTAACAAATTACCCTACCAGTTAACTAGTGACCAAAAAATAGCTGCCTGGGAAATAATAAAAGATTTAGAAAAAGATAGTCCCATGTTCCGCTTATTACAAGGTGATGTTGGCTCGGGTAAAACAGTGGTAGCCGGCTTAGCCGCTTTAAATTGTTTCCTTAACAACTACCAAACTGCTTTATTAGCACCGACCGAGGTATTAGCCAATCAACATTTTAACACCTTAAAAAAAATGCTGGCTGATTTTGATATTTCTTTAGCTCTACTAACCCAAGGACAAAGTTTAACAAATAATGACAATAAAATAAGTAAGGTTAATCTAAAAAAACTATTGGCTGACGGAAAAATAAATATTATTATCGGCACCCATACTTTATTGAAACCGGCTATAAAAATACCGCAATTAGGCCTGGTTATTGTAGATGAACAACACCGTTTTGGTGTTAACCAAAGACAAATTTTAACCACTAAAAACAAAACACTTGCCCCGCATTTCCTGTCTTTAACTGCCACCCCAATTCCCCGCTCCTTAAGTTTGGCGCTGTATGGCGATTTAGCTATATCTTTAATAAAAAAATTACCACCCGGCCGTAAGGCTATTATCACCAAAATAATTACCGACCGACAAAAAAAAGAAGCCTACCAACTGATTGAAAAAGAAATTGCCTTAGGTAACAAGGTTTTTATTATTTGTCCTTTGGTGGAAGAAAGTGATTTATTAAACGCTACGGCAGCTAATCAAGAACACACCAGATTACAAAAAGAAATTTTTCCTAATATAAAATTAGGCTTATTGCATGGCCGTTTGAATAGTGCTGCTAAACAGCAAGCTTTAACAAATTTTAAAAACGGCCACACGCCTATATTGGTGGCCACCTCGGTGGTGGAGGTTGGTTTAGATATACCCGAAGCTACTGTTATGGCCATAGAAAACGCCGAAAGGTTCGGCCTGGCCCAGCTACACCAACTACGCGGTCGAATTGGCCGATCTAACCTAGACAGCCATTGCTTATTAATAACTAATAATGCTAAAAATGAACGTCTAACCGCCATGATTAAATACCCCAATGGTTTTGATTTGGCTGAATTTGATTTAAAAACCCGAGGCCCGGGCAGTCTTTTGGGGGCTACTCAATCCGGTTTTATTAAATTAAAATACTGGGAACTGGTTAACAGTGAAATTATTAAAATAGTCCGCCAAGCAGTCTTACAAACTATTTCTTTAGATGCAACTTTACAAACCTGGCCTGAACTTAAACTTAAAATTAAACAAGAAAATACCCATTTAGAATAATTCCAGAATCTAAAAATTATTTTTTAAAATTAAAAATCCTAACGTCTAATACTTAGAATTATGACTTTTTACAAATACTTCCATACTTCCCAGTATCAAAGAATTTCCCTTAATTCTTAATTCTAATCTATCCAACTATTGACAAATTGCTTAAACTGTGATACAATGTTATATTAAAATAAATAAACTCTTTAACAATTTGTGCAAGCAGGGTATAAACACGTGTCGGTGGCTTCCTCCACCAACGTGCTGCGCAGCTTACCCTGTTTGTATTTCAAAATAAACAACATTCACAAACGAAATGGAGGAAAAATGTTTAATTCAAGTTAAAAAACATTACTCACAATTTTAATCAATCACTATAATGTAAAACCTGGAGAAAAAATGGAAAAATTTAGAATAGGCTACTTAATGAATGGTGGGCCCAAAGAAATACCAATAAACATAAATAAAAATCTTCTAATAATTACACCAGAAGAAAAAGAAATATCTTTGAAAGAATTTATTGAAAAACAAGTTAAACAAAAAAATAAATTCATCATTGATGACATACGAATTCTGGAAAAATTAGCAAAAGATGGTATTTTACTCGAAAAATGTCATATCGAAAAATCTATCAGACGTTTAGCATTAACCAAAGATCTTATAGCTGAAGGAGACGTTGATTCAGCTATAATCCATTATCAAGTAGCACTCCCCTAAAATTGTGAGTAATTAAGTAATTTATCAGTTTTAAATTACGTAAATTACCCCCCATAATCACAGCCGGCCACCCCGTAAGGTGTCCGGTTTTCTTTTTTATAAACCACTAATACTTCCATACTCGCAAGTATGGAAG
This is a stretch of genomic DNA from Patescibacteria group bacterium. It encodes these proteins:
- a CDS encoding riboflavin kinase produces the protein MKLIKGLVVPGFKEGRKLGYPTANLKLFVKTVRPKPGIYACRVKRSTGLKYEAILVSGVYKEATGQPRLEVYLLDWQGNLYGEKLTIELFDKMRDLVVITNKANLKKIIQADIKAAKLFFKSLASISK
- a CDS encoding serine hydroxymethyltransferase encodes the protein MLEYLSSQDKPMADLIKSELARQQADLQMIPSENFTSLAVMEALGSVLTNKYSEGYPGKRYYGGNHYIDQIENLARQRACQLFGVQHANVQAYSGSPANQAVYFALLKPGDKVMGLELNQGGHLTHGYKLNFSGKYYKPLGYNLNPQTHLLDYDLIRQAALTYKPKLIVCGATAYPRQIDFAAFRKIADEVKAYLLADVSHISGLIISGDHPSPVPYADVVMTTTHKTLRGPRGALILIPNKQDRWHDLYRPKSKKNLAELIDSAIIPGLQGGPHNQQTAAIAVALQEALLPDFQNYGHQIVKNAQALANSLIKNGLELITGGTDNHLILINLNNQGLTGQQAETVLDSVGITVNKNLIPYDSRSPLDPSGIRLGTPALTSRGFKELEMTTIGYLISQTLKSWQNESSLTIIKKQVKELSTQFPLYPELK
- the recG gene encoding ATP-dependent DNA helicase RecG produces the protein MNNLAKSLTDFKGVGPVLLKKLNKLGLNTAQDLLWHLPTRYEDFSNIKKIKDLKPNEKITIKGKIQTIKTQRLWPRRLTLTQALLNDGSGTIKAIWFNQPYLAKNLKPGEEIWLSGQLKATTYGQQLEQPHYEKSSSQKTTTANHLIPYYPLSDGLTHHTFRQLIKQILPYTPSLTDWLPTEIKNKFKLLHHSKMLTELHFPSDKISLSQARRRLVFDELYLTSLQNNLAKIKREQKEAPPMPFQPALKNFVNKLPYQLTSDQKIAAWEIIKDLEKDSPMFRLLQGDVGSGKTVVAGLAALNCFLNNYQTALLAPTEVLANQHFNTLKKMLADFDISLALLTQGQSLTNNDNKISKVNLKKLLADGKINIIIGTHTLLKPAIKIPQLGLVIVDEQHRFGVNQRQILTTKNKTLAPHFLSLTATPIPRSLSLALYGDLAISLIKKLPPGRKAIITKIITDRQKKEAYQLIEKEIALGNKVFIICPLVEESDLLNATAANQEHTRLQKEIFPNIKLGLLHGRLNSAAKQQALTNFKNGHTPILVATSVVEVGLDIPEATVMAIENAERFGLAQLHQLRGRIGRSNLDSHCLLITNNAKNERLTAMIKYPNGFDLAEFDLKTRGPGSLLGATQSGFIKLKYWELVNSEIIKIVRQAVLQTISLDATLQTWPELKLKIKQENTHLE
- a CDS encoding GerMN domain-containing protein, producing the protein MNTQKGFANIVLIVIVVGIVAVGGYFVFSKKSVTPTQNVTDQTTSTDTPISKKSVIQVPFIDMGGSVGFGDKVGYDQNAMKKAYETGELIGCGDKVVYVSKEVTATTQPLAAAYKELFATGATVRFAGKELANPIADQAKERTITYENRPADVFKPLRFIKAEIRGNVAMVYLEGDLVSNECNDPRVEAQIIFTAKQFTNISEVKTYLNGKEFNWRAWMDQRG
- a CDS encoding bifunctional 5,10-methylenetetrahydrofolate dehydrogenase/5,10-methenyltetrahydrofolate cyclohydrolase, with the protein product MTFCLDGKKLANNLLKELSQQVSQLPRPPHLAVLLIGDDPASHLYVNLKAKAATKTGLRVTKVMLPTKTNQPTLLKLIQDFNQQPDIDAILVQLPLPKHLDESIIIQTIKPSKDADGFQPINIQKFLNGQNQFIPGLIEGIIKLINLSKKNLNGGQACLLVNSPQFGQPLEKALINMGLKVNLLKNKTDNILAQADLVISALGQPHYLTINDFKDEAIIIDVGTTKINSHLLGDVDPNNPLNKPIFLTPVPGGVGPVTVAMLLWSVYRLTIKNLSSNI